The DNA segment ccctaaaactcagtcaatatttggcctacatagacaacctaggtgtcaaaagtttcgtcttggtagccattgagttgcttctattgggatttacgttccgttgcatggtttaggctgagcttaagtttttgtggcaaaaagtgaagctaacggtggctaatttgttagccacagtcactgacgttactaacgtcactacgtcactaacgtcacgaaaacacgcgtgactacctttggcagaacattcgtttcgcatctgttaacttgggggatagctaggctaactatagctttactgcaaggcagctgcagaaacgccacaagcaaagaggccagggtgataactatttactcattttactttgtgatatgacacacaattgtgatgtgtaatgtacaatataagctgatattattaaggaagtacatctactttcggaaacagtagactactatttcactgaagtattagcatcatgacgttagcctgtgttgcccgggcaacacatactacagtggtctatgatgtagcgttatctgttttcaatcgttaaaattaacattcctcacatatacattttcgttgtaggatttattctgacattagtaaacgatttgttggtgaaattaccattacctgtggtttcaaaccagtgtagctcactgcaacgctgtagcttacgcgagacacactacaaaaacatctacagtacacagctgtttaggaaaatgttcggcactccccttacttaaatcaaaagtctatctaactactaacctgaacttcattgccacagcctaaacgttgtcaatctgttcatgaaaataattaatttcagcctaaaccgtacaaaggaacgttaaatcgaattcaaccaacgcaatcgctaccaagacgaacacagcagtagtctagtactgtaccgtagtagaatttaccggggcagcttctccacacagggctatatcgcattttgcgttactgacaatgaatgatcgctaccagtgagctttttatgaatgagcgattttccactaaataaatgtcaagcttatttacgtttttggggacatattttcagttagcagatggtactgtttgaatcgcgattccatcttctactgccggtaacgtcgtagaataatcttcaaagggggttctttattaatgaatgaatgcaatatgagtaggctaaatgcctgaaaatatcacgagaagggaaaacttaaaaggacgtttaagtcatagagattaggtcaatttttacaccgctctgccaaatttattcgttttgattcagctatgaggctgcctcttgcaggggaaatgagaagacatctatttcattctacacttcactcgtattttgagttgtaaatgagcagcaacaaatatatgcttttaaatctatgtaatctttataaataataagtatgcatttttatataacatatacagaaatatcagttgtaaaaatgtcattcaaaaacggacccctgtgcaaccgacgcaagcaagcacaccctacaatttccccagaaattgtaccctctctagtattattatttttatttctttttgccccactaaaactcagtcaatatttggcctacctagacaacctaggtgtcaaaagtttcgtcttggtagcgattgagttgcttctattgggatttacgttccgttgcatggtttaggctgaagttaagtttttgtggcgaaaagtgaagctaacggtggctaatttgctagccacagtcactgacgttactaacgtcactacgtcacgaaaacacgcgtgactacctttggcagaacattcgtttcgtatctgttaacttgggggatagctaggctaactatagctttactgcaaggcagctaatttgctagccacagtcactgacgttactaacgtcactacgtcactaacgtcacgaaaacacgcgtgactacctttggcagaacattcgtttcgcatctgttaagggatagctaggctaactatagctttactgcaaggcagctgcagaaacgccacaagcaaagaggccagggtgataactatttactcattttactttgtgatatgacacacaattgtgatgtgtaatgtacaatataagctgatattattaaggaagtacatctactttcggaaacagtagtctactatttcactgaagtattagtatcatgacattagcctgtgttgcccgggcaacacatactacagtggtgtatgatgtatctgttttcaatcggtaaaataaacattcctcacatatacattttcgttgtaggatttattcgtaaacgatttgttggtgaaattaccattacctgtggtttcaaaccagtgtactgtagctcactgcaacgctgtagcttacgcgagacacactacaaaaacatctacagtacacagctgtttaggaagtcaaacggcgacagaacatgttcggcacgccccttacttaaatcaaaagtctatctaactactaatctGATTGCCACaccctaaacgttgtcaatctgttcatgaaaataattaatttcagcctaaaccgtacaacggaacgttaaatccaattcaaccaacgcaatcgctaccaagacaaacacagcagtagtctactatactgtactgtagtagtacaatttaccggggcagcttctccacacagggctatatcgcattgtgcgttgttactgacaatgatcgctaccagtgagctttttatgaatgagcgattttccactaaatgaatgtcaagcttatttacgttttgggggtcatattttcagttagcggatggtactgtttgaatcacgattccatcttctactgccgggtaacgtcgtagaataatcttcaaagggggttctttattcatgaatgaatgcaatatgagtaggctaaattccttaaaatatcacgagaagggaaaaacttaaaaggacgtttaagtcatagagattaggtcagtttttacaccggtctgccaaatttattcgttttgattcaacgatgaggctgcctcttgcaggtgaaataagacatctatttcattctacacttcactcgtattttcagttgtaaatgagcagcaaaaaaaaatgcttttaaatctatgtaatctttataaataataagtatgcatttttatataaagtatacagaaatatcagttgtaaaaatgccattcaaaaacggacctctgtgcaaccgacgcaagcacaccctacaatttccccagaaattgtaccctctctagtttgagttgtagttcagtaatggcggcggagaaagatgcgagcgaagctattcggtctgttgtggcaacgctgccgaatatccataaattAAAGCCGGCgtaagaacaatccttgctgagttttgttggtggccatgatgttgtggccctcctccccatagatatatataaagacttaccctaaccctttatatatatatatctatgctcctccccacggggttcgggaaaagttagattttccagctacggcagctagctccattacagtagtggtgaaggagttggctaaggcaaacgctagcgatagtgtgtctcgcgtaggctacagtacagcgttgcagtgagctacactggtttgaaaccacaggtaatgataatttcaccaactaatagtttacttgtaatctattgtcataataaatcctacaacgaaaatgtattagtGAGGAACGtttattgaaaacagatgcatcatagaccgctgtagtatgtgttgctcgacagaggctaatgtcatgatgctaatacttcagtgacatagtagactactgtttccgaaagtagatgtacttccttaataaaatcagcttatattgtacattacacatcacaattgtgtgtcatatcacaaagtaaaatgagtaaatagttatcaccctggcctctttgcttgtggcgtttctgcagctgccttgcagtaaagcagtagcttagctatctcccagaagttaacgagctgctaaactaatgttctgctagaggtagtcacgcgagttttcgtgacgttagtgacgtaagtagcgtcattgactgtggctagcaagttagccaccgttagcttcacctttcgccacaaaaacttaatttccacttaaaccatgcaacggaacgtaaatcccaatagaagcaactcaatcgctaccaagacgaaacttttgacacctaggttgtctatgtatgtatgtctatgttgtcaaatattgactgagttttaggggggcaaaaaaaataaacaaataaataataataatatatatgtgagagaacaaaggttgtgcccttgccgaaggcaaagcacacccaataatatatatgtgagagaacaatggttgtgctcgccgaaggcgtgagcacacccaataatatatttcacggcgagaacaataattttaagacagttacaacaaaccaacaaaagcaaAGTCTCTCAATgagacattgtgatcctggagtaaactaacatcaggtccagccaatatAATATATTGTAATATATTGACATTGCCACGATATGTTGAAGCATCTATCATTTAATTACATAGTTAATTAACTGCACtaataagtaggctacaaaGCCTAGCTGTCCGCCCTACCCCCCAGCCAACAAAGGATACAATCATAGCAAGAAGTTTGTCTTGGGAAAAAAGGTAAGTTCACTTAGCAAGCTGGACAAATATTGTGTTCACTCTTTTAAACATAGGCTACATTGTAGCTAGAAAAGCTTGGACTCTGGAGTTGTGAGTAAATTGTAATGATTATAATAACCGTCCTTAAGATTCTATTGTTCAAGGTAAGActgacattgttttcaaacgaCTTCGTTTTAAGTCTCTCCTACATGGGGACATAGAAAATAGGCTAAGGGCAACCCTttatattaaggttacattgACTTACATCTAACTACATAGCTGCATGTCCCTACATGTAAATTGCTAGCCCATGGTAAAAACATCATAGGCACATATAAATTGTTATGTAATTAAATTGTATTAAGTGTTAGGGTATAGTTTATTGCAATGTTGAAGGTtgtgttaccaaaacaagatTGATGTTAATACCCCTGGAAAGCCCAACCTCCCCCATACACTACATGGTAATAAAGTCTAACTACATAGCAACAACCTGAGTAACTGAATTATCTTTAGTGCGCAAAAGTCGCCTAAACCAAACTGAGGACCCGTCTATCATCACTGAAGTATTatcgttaaccctcgtgctgccttcgggtcacatgacccaaaggttcataacgaaccatcgttgtgtttacccaattttacccaatacaaaaacaaataaaaataattttcttttaaccttcgcaatgtggggggtctgagacagcccaacggttaaaagaaaatgcttcactttgtttttgtatgcggtaaagttgtcgcaatacgacggtgggtcacaatgactgatgggtcagaacgacccgaagataacacaagggttaatgggcATTTAGGTTTCCTTTTTCCAAGGGCTCCAAGGTAAAATTATCCTAAAGCagctaaacaaaaacaaaaaacatttattatGAAAATGTCAAACAAAAGGTTTGGCATGGAGAGGTCAACTCTACACTATATATGCTAAACTACCTTGTTTTACATAGGCTCTACGGTTCTTTAACTATCttgctctgtgttcctgcttGTCTGCAGAATGTAGGCCATGTCCAAAAGTGGACAGATCCCCTGAGGAGAAACAAGCCAATGTACCAGCGCCGGATAGTCACCATGGAGATGGCCAATGACGCCCCACCCCCCTTTGAAGACGACAGGACTGTGTGCGTGGTGTCTGTGAAAGGTCTGAAggagaactggcagaggtgGTCTAACGAACACCAGGAGCACCAGAAACACAACCCCTTCAGCAGCGATGGCCAGCCCGTCTGCACGCAGCCCCTGCTGGGTCAGAATGGCTATGGCCGCCCCCAGGAGGGCTCCCTCACTCAGCGGCGGGGCCAAGACGCCCAGTCCCACATTGGCCGCGAGGTCCAGGAGCTCTGCCTGGTCatcagggagatgggaggagggcatggggaggaggggcagccaGTGGTAGAGTTTGGCCAGCTGTTTGAACGCTATGTGACCATCTCCAATAAGTTGGTGGGGATCCTGTTGCGTGCCAGGAAGCAGGGCTTGGTCCAGTTTGAGGGGGAGATGCTTTGGCAGGGTCAGGATGACCATGTGGTCATCACACTGTTGCAGTGACTTTCACAGATGACACCATGGAAAAGTCAGATACTGTATAGGCAAAAGAGGTCCCTTCTTTTTGAGGGTCTTTGAGTATCACCACATCACTAGGTATTTCTCTACTCTAAAATGTCACCATTGATTGTATATCTTGCTGGACTTCTTATCCTAAGTGCACACTTCACATGACCATGGTTCTATGGATTAGAAAGACTGGGAGGCGAtgcaggagagaaagggggaacaGACATATCAATAGTCACACATTTCAAATAGACAAACCAGGCTTTTGACAGAGAATGTTGCAAAAGATGCAGATAGTAGATTAGTACTGTATTGATCCTCAGGGGCAAAGTGCACTGTACAGCCACATTGACAGGCACAGTAAAAAGATacataaaatgtaataaaaattAGCATAAAAACACTGGTTGTCTGTAAATCCACTGTATGAGTCCTAGCACTCTTTGTGCAGATTTCTCTTTTCAGGTATTTTACACATCAACCTTTTACATGGGGAAGTGAAGAGGTCCACACTGAATTAGAAATTGTAGGGTATCGAGACACAGCCCCAGAGAACCCGAGGAGGCAACAGTGACATGTAATATAGGGCTGAAGAACGAACCCGATCCCGCTGGCCTGAATGAACACTGTTTCCTGCTGCACTCAAATGGAATAAGGGTGATAACAAAAACACTGACAAGATGATGAGGCTGCCAACAGAGTACTCACCTGTGAAACACTGCATACTTTCACTGAAGATGGTAAAACACTCCCATCATAAGAAATAACAATGACAAAAAAGGCTTtagcaggcatacacacacatcccatagTTAAAAGTCATGAACTCTTTCAGAAATCTACAAGATGTCCAATAATGTCATGCATTCACATCTAACAGTTTTACTTTGCAGGTACATAAAAGTAAAACAATGTTGTTGATTTTTTCCTTTATTGAAAGTACTGTACACAGCTATTTATGTTGACATGTTTTTTTGTAACAACATTGAAACATTCACAAACTCATTTTCTGAGATACATTTGGAATGTCAATCCAGGCAGTCCTTAGCTTTCACATAATTATTGGGAAATCAGCTGGAGCAACTGTTAGCAGTTCCATTAGAATGGTGCTTCCCTTGCAGGGGGAAACATGGTATCATCCCAGTCATCATTAAACTGATACTGGTTAGCAGCAGCATCACATTCATTAAACATAATCCATCAATCAATGGATAAAACAAATTGTATTGTAATGTAGCACTCAGTCAAGGATACATTGTCATTCACTTCAACATTCAGCTGTATTATAATTAACTTGACAATATTCTACAACAAATGTTGCTACATGCTCATGAGTGTCCTTTGTTGACTGTGCTCCCTGACAGACACAAATATAATGGGATGAAAGAGACCTCTATTGATCAACCAGATGAATAACTAATAATGCTGTTATTCGGTGTATGAAAGTGGAACGTTTCCCCTCATTTAAGATTTGATCTCATCTGTCCTGTTTGTTTATCTTAGGATTTAGATATCCTTTTGCATAGTGTATGCTGTGGCTACTGTACTACGGTAAACACACATGATAAAAGTACCTCTTCCAGGAGAACACTTAAGATGTCTTTTTACAGGTCAAACTTGGGACATTTGTCATTACTTATAAGATCGATGTATTGACAATCATTTCAGAAACAAGCAGTACGTTTCCATGCATCTATTGGGGGCCAATTTTAAAACAGCTCAAAAGATTTGTTTCTGATTGAGGCAGCTCGGCTTGATACGACAAAAAAATTGTGTTTGTCATCACGGCAATAGCACCCCTACTAGTCATCAAACACATATATACaagctcaccca comes from the Osmerus eperlanus chromosome 7, fOsmEpe2.1, whole genome shotgun sequence genome and includes:
- the si:dkey-29b11.3 gene encoding actin-binding Rho-activating protein-like, giving the protein MYQRRIVTMEMANDAPPPFEDDRTVCVVSVKGLKENWQRWSNEHQEHQKHNPFSSDGQPVCTQPLLGQNGYGRPQEGSLTQRRGQDAQSHIGREVQELCLVIREMGGGHGEEGQPVVEFGQLFERYVTISNKLVGILLRARKQGLVQFEGEMLWQGQDDHVVITLLQ